One window of Vicinamibacterales bacterium genomic DNA carries:
- a CDS encoding sulfatase-like hydrolase/transferase yields MARTKNAGPAGPQAAPAKGATGAAKAPPGSPRMWGLTFGAAALVVLGAAGAWLFFAHPGPVTFTRTGEQNVLLITIDTLRADALGCYGGRAATPNLDRLAALGVRFDFAHAHAVVTLPSHASILTGRYPFEHGIHDNAGFRLPETVPTLASLLKPHGMATGAFIGSFALDSRFGLNRGFDVYDERYGKSNTASGFNMPERRADAVVAAARAWLGAQKGRWFAWVHVFDPHAPYRPPAPFDQQYAEQPYYGEVAFTDAALAPLLDAARDPSGRPTLVVVTGDHGEGLGDHGEQTHGLFAYEATLRIPLILAQVSRDTAAWSAGVTAPAPPTRASSVEARHVDIVPTVFDALGVPPPAGLPGRSLLPGSGTGSGSDQRTSYFEALSASFNRGWAPLTGVLMDRDKYIELPIPELYDLRADQAEANNLAGRQSERRRVLDNRLRAYGAAVATGRRTEDTESQARLQALGYVAGSAPAKAKYADADDPKRLVGVDQQLRHAIELYEHQRPVEAIPIYRQVIAERPTMEVAYAQLAMLQWEMGQPGDAIDTLQSAVKMGAASVAIQTKLGIYMAESGNVKDAIPLLQQATSRGEPDLDALNALGIALGRSGRSAQAGEVFRRILQLNPGNTIALENLGTIALGEKRMDDARRRFTEALRIDPLSSQANNGLGVVELKAGNRKAAIDYFRRAVDGDPGNYDAMYNAATELVNDGQLETARPYLERFIRTAPPAFYAKDIQRVREALVRLGR; encoded by the coding sequence GTGGCCAGGACGAAGAACGCAGGCCCGGCCGGGCCGCAGGCAGCACCGGCAAAGGGCGCAACCGGCGCGGCGAAGGCCCCGCCTGGATCGCCTCGCATGTGGGGCCTCACGTTCGGCGCGGCCGCGCTCGTCGTGCTCGGTGCGGCGGGCGCGTGGCTCTTCTTCGCGCACCCCGGACCTGTGACGTTCACGCGCACGGGCGAGCAGAACGTCCTCCTGATCACCATCGACACGTTGCGCGCGGACGCCCTCGGCTGCTACGGCGGCCGTGCCGCGACGCCCAATCTTGATCGCCTGGCAGCCTTGGGCGTCCGCTTCGACTTCGCGCACGCGCACGCCGTCGTGACGCTGCCGTCGCACGCCAGCATCCTCACCGGCCGTTATCCGTTCGAGCACGGCATCCACGACAACGCGGGCTTCCGGTTGCCGGAGACCGTGCCGACGCTTGCGTCCCTCTTGAAGCCGCATGGGATGGCCACAGGCGCTTTCATCGGCTCGTTCGCGCTCGACTCGCGTTTCGGTCTGAACAGAGGCTTCGATGTGTACGACGAGCGCTACGGCAAGTCGAACACCGCCTCAGGCTTCAACATGCCGGAACGGCGCGCGGACGCCGTGGTCGCGGCGGCACGGGCGTGGCTTGGCGCGCAGAAAGGGCGTTGGTTCGCCTGGGTGCACGTCTTCGATCCGCACGCGCCGTATCGACCGCCGGCGCCGTTCGATCAGCAGTATGCCGAACAGCCGTACTACGGCGAGGTCGCGTTCACCGATGCCGCGCTGGCACCGCTGCTCGACGCGGCCCGGGACCCGTCCGGACGCCCCACGCTCGTCGTCGTCACGGGCGATCACGGCGAGGGCCTGGGCGACCATGGCGAGCAGACGCACGGGCTGTTCGCCTACGAGGCGACGCTGCGCATCCCCCTGATCCTCGCGCAAGTGTCGCGCGACACGGCAGCCTGGAGTGCCGGCGTCACCGCCCCCGCCCCCCCGACGAGAGCCTCATCGGTCGAGGCCCGACACGTGGACATCGTCCCTACTGTGTTCGATGCGCTCGGAGTTCCGCCGCCCGCGGGCCTGCCTGGTCGGTCGCTGCTCCCCGGTTCCGGCACTGGCAGCGGGTCGGATCAGCGCACGTCCTACTTCGAGGCGCTGTCTGCGTCCTTCAATCGAGGTTGGGCGCCGCTCACCGGCGTCCTCATGGACCGCGACAAGTACATCGAGCTTCCGATTCCCGAGCTCTACGACCTCCGGGCCGATCAGGCAGAGGCGAACAACCTTGCCGGGCGCCAGTCCGAGCGACGACGAGTGCTGGACAACCGCCTGCGTGCGTACGGCGCGGCGGTGGCGACCGGCCGCCGAACCGAGGACACCGAGTCGCAGGCGCGGCTGCAGGCGCTCGGCTACGTGGCGGGATCGGCGCCCGCCAAAGCGAAGTATGCCGACGCCGATGATCCAAAGCGCCTCGTGGGCGTCGATCAGCAACTCCGCCACGCGATTGAACTCTACGAGCACCAGCGCCCCGTCGAGGCGATCCCGATCTACCGCCAGGTGATTGCGGAGCGCCCGACGATGGAAGTGGCGTATGCACAGCTTGCGATGCTGCAGTGGGAGATGGGCCAGCCTGGCGACGCGATCGACACCCTCCAGTCGGCGGTGAAGATGGGAGCAGCGAGCGTCGCCATCCAGACCAAGCTGGGCATCTACATGGCGGAAAGCGGCAACGTCAAGGACGCGATCCCGTTGTTGCAGCAGGCGACGTCACGGGGCGAGCCTGATCTCGACGCGCTGAATGCGCTCGGCATCGCGCTCGGACGGTCTGGCCGGTCGGCGCAGGCCGGCGAGGTCTTCCGTCGGATTCTCCAGCTCAACCCGGGCAACACGATCGCGCTCGAGAACCTCGGGACGATTGCCCTCGGCGAGAAGCGGATGGATGACGCACGGCGGCGGTTCACCGAGGCGTTGCGGATCGATCCGCTGTCCTCGCAGGCCAACAACGGGCTCGGCGTGGTCGAACTGAAAGCCGGCAACCGCAAGGCGGCCATCGACTACTTCCGACGGGCCGTGGACGGCGATCCCGGGAACTACGACGCCATGTACAACGCGGCGACCGAGCTGGTCAACGACGGACAACTGGAGACGGCGAGACCTTACCTCGAGCGTTTCATTCGAACCGCCCCCCCTGCCTTCTATGCGAAGGACATCCAGCGCGTGCGCGAGGCTCTCGTGCGGTTGGGGCGGTAG
- a CDS encoding carboxypeptidase regulatory-like domain-containing protein: protein MRLRITRLLAVVAMVAALVSVGSPAAAQQYTGRIDLTVEDSTGGRLPGVTVELTGQMIQSAVTDARGEAHFLNLTVGKYNVRATLTGFNDWKSTGVPVAAGVSVPLNIKLGVAGAKEEVVVTAEAPVLDNKKQTTSTSVSLEELQNVPTARDPWVVMSSVPGIVMDRVNVGGSESGQQSGFMGKGAGSGDTTWNVDGMPITDMSSLSSPFYFDFDMFQEMSITTGGSDPKSGTGGVQMNFMLRSGTNSFHGNAKGYASTEGMQSENMPADLKASLGGKTGKGDRTHLFQDWGGDVGGPILKDKWWFWVARGDQDIRIIKSVTAATDRTVLQNSSLKTNAQLTKSLRASFTFFQAAKKKWGRNASATVSQPSTVDQDGVGGPNRMFKAEVNYNLGSSLFFVGRYAHVRGGFQLIPEGGINTLTYIDAGSIQRGSASTYITSRPQDSFIVDGNYFKGNHEIKFGFGWRKAEVHSTSVYGQDYYSQADAPGYVLGDGNLGVNVNAPFASDVSAKYMNFYIGDTITLKRMTINAGVRFDNQVASVLPSIEAAPANVNNILPSVTAPGVENALTFNLLQPRVGITYSVTENRKTQLRATYAMFTSQIGAGQASFMSVAQYRGFYLDAKDLNHDGIAQPNEFLWTGPYGYAAHIANGDYWGYDPANPSKISTTSINKIGNYGNPKTHEIIIGVDHELIPNFGVSASFTYRKIVDFNWRPTIQNGGNGVIDGGDYTLKGNVTGNLPTGVPGSPSGTYSVPYYGLTSGIVFDPSKGGLYQTRPDYNQVYKGFEISATKRMSSHWMARFGFSTNSWREYFASPAGRFNPTPTLTNPNIDGGYVVSAAGGSGKSSIYMVQPSYQIIANGAYQLPYDVDLGANFIYRQGYPMPWNRSTSGGFSDALGSSKTLLLPSDFGMARLPAISSLDLRIGKRQKISKVTLNFDLDIFNITNNATVLGREYKYTSGNYTLVREIMQPRILRLGLRVQF, encoded by the coding sequence ATGCGACTTCGAATCACACGGTTGCTGGCGGTCGTTGCCATGGTGGCGGCCCTCGTCAGCGTCGGTTCACCCGCCGCGGCCCAGCAGTACACGGGCCGTATCGACCTGACCGTTGAAGACAGCACCGGCGGCCGCCTGCCGGGCGTCACGGTCGAACTCACCGGGCAGATGATCCAGTCGGCTGTGACGGATGCGCGTGGTGAGGCTCACTTCCTGAACCTCACGGTCGGCAAGTACAACGTGAGGGCGACGCTCACCGGCTTCAACGACTGGAAGAGCACAGGAGTGCCGGTCGCGGCCGGCGTCTCGGTTCCTCTCAACATCAAGTTGGGTGTGGCCGGTGCGAAGGAAGAAGTCGTGGTCACGGCCGAAGCGCCGGTCCTCGACAACAAGAAGCAGACGACGTCGACCAGCGTCAGCCTCGAGGAACTGCAGAACGTCCCGACTGCCCGCGACCCGTGGGTCGTCATGTCGTCGGTCCCCGGCATCGTCATGGACCGCGTGAACGTCGGCGGTTCGGAATCCGGTCAGCAGTCCGGCTTCATGGGCAAGGGCGCCGGATCCGGTGACACCACGTGGAACGTGGACGGCATGCCGATTACCGACATGTCCTCGCTGTCGTCGCCGTTCTACTTCGACTTCGACATGTTCCAGGAGATGAGCATCACCACCGGCGGTTCCGACCCGAAGAGCGGCACCGGCGGCGTGCAGATGAACTTCATGCTGCGGTCGGGCACCAACTCGTTCCACGGGAACGCGAAGGGCTATGCGTCGACCGAGGGCATGCAGAGCGAGAACATGCCGGCCGACCTGAAGGCCTCCCTCGGCGGCAAGACGGGCAAGGGCGACCGGACCCACCTGTTCCAGGACTGGGGCGGTGACGTCGGCGGCCCGATCCTGAAGGACAAGTGGTGGTTCTGGGTCGCGCGCGGCGACCAGGACATCCGCATCATCAAGTCCGTTACGGCGGCGACCGACCGCACGGTCCTCCAGAACTCGTCGCTCAAGACGAATGCGCAGCTCACCAAGTCGCTCCGCGCCTCCTTCACGTTCTTCCAGGCAGCCAAGAAGAAGTGGGGACGCAACGCCAGCGCCACGGTGTCGCAGCCGTCGACGGTGGACCAGGACGGCGTCGGCGGGCCGAATCGGATGTTCAAGGCCGAGGTGAACTATAACCTCGGGAGCTCGCTCTTCTTCGTCGGCCGGTACGCGCACGTCAGGGGCGGGTTCCAGCTGATCCCAGAGGGCGGCATCAACACCCTCACGTACATCGATGCGGGCTCGATCCAGCGCGGGTCGGCCAGCACGTACATCACCAGCCGGCCGCAGGATTCGTTCATCGTTGACGGCAACTATTTCAAGGGAAACCACGAAATCAAGTTCGGCTTCGGCTGGAGGAAGGCTGAAGTCCACAGCACGTCGGTCTATGGCCAGGACTACTACAGCCAGGCCGACGCGCCGGGCTACGTGCTCGGCGACGGGAACCTGGGCGTCAACGTCAACGCGCCGTTCGCATCGGACGTGTCGGCCAAGTACATGAACTTCTACATTGGCGACACGATTACGCTGAAGCGGATGACGATCAACGCGGGCGTCAGGTTCGACAACCAGGTCGCGTCGGTTCTCCCCTCCATCGAGGCGGCACCGGCGAACGTGAACAACATCCTGCCGTCCGTCACGGCGCCCGGTGTTGAGAACGCGCTGACCTTCAACCTGCTCCAGCCACGCGTCGGGATCACGTACTCGGTCACCGAGAACCGGAAGACGCAGCTGCGCGCGACCTATGCGATGTTCACGTCGCAGATCGGCGCTGGCCAGGCGAGCTTCATGTCGGTGGCTCAGTACCGCGGGTTCTACCTCGACGCGAAGGACCTGAACCACGACGGCATCGCGCAGCCGAACGAGTTCCTCTGGACGGGTCCGTACGGGTACGCCGCACACATCGCCAACGGCGACTACTGGGGCTACGACCCGGCCAATCCGAGCAAGATCAGCACGACCTCGATCAACAAGATTGGCAACTACGGCAACCCGAAGACCCACGAGATCATCATCGGGGTGGACCACGAACTGATCCCGAACTTCGGGGTCAGCGCGAGCTTCACCTACCGGAAGATCGTGGACTTCAACTGGCGTCCGACCATTCAGAATGGCGGCAACGGCGTGATCGACGGCGGCGACTACACTCTCAAGGGCAACGTGACCGGGAACCTGCCGACCGGTGTCCCGGGGTCGCCGAGTGGCACCTACAGCGTGCCGTACTACGGCCTGACGTCTGGCATCGTCTTCGATCCGTCGAAGGGCGGTCTCTACCAGACGCGTCCGGACTACAACCAGGTCTACAAGGGCTTCGAGATTTCGGCGACCAAGCGGATGTCCAGCCACTGGATGGCCCGCTTCGGCTTCTCGACGAACTCGTGGCGTGAGTATTTCGCCAGCCCGGCGGGGCGGTTCAACCCGACCCCGACGCTGACCAACCCGAACATCGACGGCGGCTACGTCGTGTCGGCGGCCGGCGGCTCGGGCAAGAGCTCGATCTACATGGTGCAGCCCTCGTACCAGATCATCGCCAACGGCGCCTACCAGCTGCCGTACGACGTCGACCTGGGCGCGAACTTCATCTATCGGCAGGGCTACCCGATGCCGTGGAACCGCTCGACGTCGGGCGGCTTCAGCGACGCGTTGGGCTCCAGCAAGACGTTGTTGCTGCCGAGCGACTTCGGGATGGCGCGCCTGCCGGCGATCAGCTCTCTCGACCTCCGCATCGGCAAGCGGCAGAAGATCAGCAAGGTCACCCTCAACTTCGACCTTGACATCTTCAACATCACGAACAACGCCACGGTGCTCGGACGTGAGTACAAGTACACGTCCGGCAACTACACCCTGGTGCGCGAGATCATGCAGCCGCGCATTCTGCGGCTGGGTCTCCGCGTGCAGTTCTAG
- a CDS encoding VWA domain-containing protein, translating to MTVCRVALPLVVGFLACVAVLAPRPAILSAQAPPQTQAVPSFRGGTTVVEVDVIVRDKNHQFVADLRASDFEVLDDGVPQDISALYQVIGPGEQAAPSTVAPQVPLPAPPPQQVQRVLILYFDQAHLQPGGFDRARKAALGFLQKEFREGDVAGIVNGSSMVNNRLTSSREELEAAVRGIKPFPEASEVLRALRTAPRFVDITEALRVTRREPGYNPGPLLLDDVVARACRDQPESCQDAAHEAEMKATQLVDHARLTGRQTLDTVAAVSNGLARLPGRKTLILLSDGFFTEDTWADLRGVVGRAARASVRIYSLDTRGLNRGSAGSDIFTNANPSQPEMSAMSSGDTNADGPNSLAVDTGGYVIRNENDFGKAFAEIDRDTSSYYVIGFLTSKPPDGKFHQLTVRTTRSGVTVRARKGYVAYTDTEASKAGAGASPAAPENKVAAAPAPSAAPVPPVTPLSPPPPAAAPVAAGAVVTEPGGKAMPGAVRAKPRTAEEIVSIGGGAVAPKSESSLTPTLRKQASDGWEAYQHGDVRKAKALLADVAAQPAAPPWTMYVLGWSHLALGETAPAAASWEKVRGAVPQFEPVYFDLADAYQQQGDFSKAIAVLRDAEGRWPKDVEVYSALGVIQLARGAVDDAIATFMKGVTLNGKDANVCYNLAKTYEVRWVRSERLRKIGPGSINQSSVLEDRMNAIAYYQRVVALGGPLVEAARDGLKRLGQE from the coding sequence ATGACTGTCTGTCGCGTTGCCCTGCCCCTCGTCGTCGGCTTCCTCGCCTGCGTTGCGGTCCTTGCGCCGCGCCCGGCGATTCTGTCTGCCCAGGCGCCCCCGCAGACTCAGGCGGTTCCCTCCTTCCGCGGCGGCACGACCGTCGTCGAAGTGGATGTCATCGTCCGCGACAAGAACCACCAGTTCGTGGCCGACCTCCGTGCCAGTGACTTCGAGGTGCTCGACGACGGTGTTCCCCAGGATATCTCGGCGCTCTACCAGGTCATCGGTCCGGGCGAGCAGGCCGCCCCATCGACCGTGGCTCCGCAGGTGCCGTTGCCGGCGCCGCCGCCGCAGCAAGTCCAGCGCGTACTGATCCTGTACTTCGACCAGGCGCACCTCCAGCCTGGCGGATTCGACCGTGCGCGGAAGGCTGCGCTCGGGTTCCTGCAGAAGGAGTTTCGCGAGGGCGATGTCGCCGGCATCGTCAATGGCAGTTCGATGGTGAACAACCGCCTGACCAGTTCGCGCGAGGAACTCGAGGCTGCGGTGCGGGGAATCAAACCATTCCCGGAGGCGTCCGAGGTCCTGCGCGCGCTTCGCACGGCTCCGCGATTCGTGGACATCACCGAGGCGCTGCGGGTCACGCGAAGGGAGCCAGGCTACAACCCCGGCCCCCTGTTGCTCGACGATGTGGTCGCGCGGGCGTGCCGCGATCAGCCCGAATCGTGCCAGGACGCCGCGCACGAGGCCGAAATGAAGGCCACCCAACTCGTGGACCACGCACGCCTCACGGGCAGACAGACGCTCGACACGGTCGCCGCCGTGTCCAACGGCCTTGCGCGGCTGCCGGGTCGCAAGACGCTGATCCTGTTGAGCGACGGATTCTTCACCGAAGACACCTGGGCGGATCTGCGCGGCGTCGTTGGCCGCGCCGCACGTGCATCGGTTCGCATCTACTCCCTCGACACCCGCGGCCTGAACCGCGGATCAGCGGGCAGTGACATCTTCACCAACGCAAACCCTTCGCAACCCGAGATGTCGGCCATGTCGTCGGGCGACACGAACGCCGACGGCCCCAACAGCCTGGCTGTTGACACGGGCGGGTACGTGATTCGCAACGAGAACGACTTCGGCAAGGCGTTCGCGGAGATCGATCGCGACACCAGCAGCTACTACGTCATCGGCTTCCTGACGTCGAAGCCGCCCGACGGGAAATTCCATCAACTGACCGTCAGGACGACGCGAAGCGGCGTGACTGTGCGTGCGCGCAAGGGATATGTGGCGTACACGGACACGGAGGCTTCGAAGGCCGGCGCGGGAGCGTCGCCAGCCGCGCCTGAGAACAAGGTCGCGGCCGCCCCCGCGCCTTCGGCGGCACCGGTACCGCCGGTCACGCCGCTGTCTCCTCCCCCACCCGCTGCCGCGCCAGTCGCAGCCGGCGCCGTTGTCACTGAGCCTGGCGGTAAGGCCATGCCGGGTGCCGTGCGGGCCAAGCCCAGAACCGCGGAGGAGATCGTGTCGATCGGCGGAGGCGCGGTCGCGCCGAAGTCGGAGTCGTCGCTGACCCCGACCCTCAGGAAGCAGGCGTCGGACGGCTGGGAGGCGTATCAGCACGGCGATGTCAGGAAGGCGAAGGCGTTGCTCGCCGACGTCGCAGCACAGCCCGCGGCGCCACCCTGGACGATGTACGTCCTCGGCTGGTCGCACTTGGCGCTCGGCGAGACCGCTCCGGCCGCTGCCAGTTGGGAGAAGGTGCGCGGCGCGGTTCCGCAGTTCGAGCCGGTCTACTTCGATCTGGCCGACGCGTATCAGCAGCAGGGCGACTTCTCGAAGGCCATCGCCGTCCTCCGCGACGCTGAGGGCCGGTGGCCGAAGGACGTCGAGGTCTATAGCGCGCTCGGCGTCATCCAGCTCGCGCGCGGCGCCGTGGACGATGCGATTGCCACGTTCATGAAGGGCGTGACGCTCAACGGCAAGGACGCGAACGTCTGCTACAACCTGGCAAAGACCTACGAGGTTCGGTGGGTCCGGTCGGAACGGCTGCGCAAGATTGGCCCGGGTTCGATCAACCAGTCGTCAGTGCTCGAAGATCGCATGAACGCGATTGCCTACTATCAGAGGGTGGTAGCGCTTGGAGGACCACTGGTCGAGGCGGCAAGGGACGGGCTGAAGAGGCTGGGGCAGGAATAG
- a CDS encoding carboxypeptidase regulatory-like domain-containing protein, protein MVKRLVALFAVLALVAVAGTASAQMWRGTGRVAGKVMDEAGKPIDGVKVRAYLPAGNGGTDTTTNKKGEFGIGGINSGAWQLDFVKEGFETRRVTIDIEQITPKPPMDIVMKKAAPDPNQIVAGEMKKAAGFLGEKKFAEAQAVYADLLAKFPQAFQIELAIARAYHAEGVTDKTAFAKEIEHLKKYLEKDPTNLEVKLLTGAEMIQVGNPEEGKAMLASVDDAAVKDPMLFVNVGINLMNQNKAKDALPFFERAIARFPESPDAYYYRGLTNVQFGTTLRPDNPTEGDKLLAAGKADLAKFVQMAPNAPEAAAAQKMLEALK, encoded by the coding sequence ATGGTGAAGAGACTTGTGGCTCTGTTTGCGGTGCTCGCCCTGGTGGCTGTCGCGGGGACCGCGTCGGCACAGATGTGGCGAGGGACAGGACGTGTCGCCGGAAAAGTGATGGACGAGGCCGGCAAGCCGATCGATGGCGTCAAGGTGAGGGCGTATCTTCCCGCAGGCAACGGCGGGACAGACACCACGACCAACAAGAAGGGCGAATTCGGCATCGGCGGGATCAACAGCGGTGCCTGGCAGCTCGACTTCGTCAAGGAAGGGTTTGAGACCCGTCGCGTGACGATCGACATCGAGCAGATAACCCCGAAGCCGCCGATGGACATCGTGATGAAGAAGGCGGCGCCGGATCCCAACCAGATCGTCGCCGGTGAGATGAAGAAAGCCGCCGGATTCCTCGGCGAGAAGAAGTTTGCCGAAGCCCAGGCGGTCTACGCCGACCTGCTCGCGAAGTTCCCACAGGCCTTCCAGATCGAACTTGCGATTGCCCGCGCCTATCACGCTGAGGGCGTGACCGACAAAACGGCCTTCGCAAAAGAGATCGAGCACCTGAAGAAGTACCTCGAGAAGGATCCGACCAACCTGGAGGTCAAGCTGCTCACGGGCGCCGAGATGATCCAGGTGGGCAATCCTGAAGAAGGCAAGGCCATGCTCGCGTCGGTCGACGATGCCGCCGTCAAGGACCCGATGCTGTTCGTCAACGTCGGGATCAACCTGATGAACCAGAACAAGGCGAAGGACGCGCTGCCGTTCTTCGAGAGGGCGATCGCGCGCTTCCCGGAGTCGCCCGACGCCTACTACTATCGCGGCCTGACCAACGTGCAGTTTGGAACCACGCTCCGGCCGGACAACCCGACCGAAGGCGACAAGTTGCTGGCGGCCGGAAAGGCCGATCTGGCGAAGTTCGTCCAGATGGCGCCCAACGCCCCGGAAGCAGCCGCCGCGCAGAAGATGCTCGAGGCGCTCAAGTAA
- a CDS encoding VWA domain-containing protein: MELVRLDVRIVDDQGLPVKDLRAEEVQVFEGATERPVVLFQHIAEPVGSYLEVARRTIGAEVSTNQGSPRGHLYVFVFDQSHISPGNEIRARQAVDRFLHTRVKPGDRVALYALPGPGPQIPFTSNINIALAELPKVRGEMGRQGFSAGGNLSDYEAYQIARGNDAMLQRALTRASAVNAPGADVGGVDATATAATRTSGTTIDASPMAIEVARSAAKTVIARADADTHSFLVTLSDVIRQLAAIEGRKSVILVSEGFFADNVATDVDRVAAAASEAYAVIYSLDINRRGIDFNAEASTGADPFMEVQSRLEPLGTLAAETSGELVLDASGRGDQVLNRIATASQDYYIVGFEPPAAALSDRERYRRVKVKVTRPGVRVETRSGYVLRDPVGAADRRRAIDTALGAPFPQQGLPLEMTTYVMRGSSVGAQRVIMSLQADLPIGTDGTAKPADVVFVARDARDGRVRASGTDVIVLPRAVTPGQRTARGQFHVQFDLPAGEYLMRAAVREPGGATGTVDRRFEVRALDGVDITASDLIIGRRTDALPVRARSYVAEGISGGMEIYARTLTDLEAVDVTVDLVPVDGEEAVRSVKADLLDAHRIGNGAGRQAQVSIPLDGVKPGDYVARARVRARGETVTEVMRQVEVAGGAPPAGPPPPPPERVTPKMILGGDLARRFVSTVARTTADPALKAAAAQAELGAWSNVSAVLGRVPSPAVKPAEYHVLLGLAQFADERYDASAESLQAALTLNPNSAPTAFLLGWVRSNAGKSSDAVTAWRNAVRLDPAMTSAYLALADTYLRLSHPELAVQVLRDGLRALPTSTELQSKLASVEHR; this comes from the coding sequence GTGGAACTCGTCCGGCTGGACGTGCGGATCGTGGACGATCAGGGATTGCCGGTCAAGGACCTGAGAGCCGAGGAGGTGCAGGTCTTCGAGGGCGCGACCGAACGGCCCGTCGTGCTGTTCCAGCACATCGCCGAGCCCGTGGGCTCGTATCTCGAGGTCGCACGCCGCACGATCGGCGCCGAGGTCTCCACCAACCAGGGGTCGCCCCGCGGCCACCTGTATGTCTTCGTGTTCGATCAGAGTCACATCTCGCCGGGGAACGAGATTCGGGCACGCCAGGCGGTCGACCGCTTCCTGCACACGCGGGTGAAGCCGGGGGATCGGGTGGCCCTGTACGCCCTGCCTGGGCCGGGACCGCAGATTCCGTTCACGAGCAACATCAACATCGCCCTGGCCGAACTGCCGAAGGTGCGGGGAGAGATGGGCCGCCAGGGCTTCAGCGCGGGCGGCAACCTGAGTGACTACGAGGCCTATCAGATCGCCCGCGGCAACGACGCCATGCTGCAGCGCGCCTTGACGCGCGCCAGCGCCGTCAACGCTCCAGGCGCGGACGTTGGCGGTGTCGATGCCACGGCGACGGCAGCCACCCGGACGTCGGGCACCACGATCGACGCGTCGCCAATGGCGATCGAGGTGGCCAGATCCGCCGCCAAAACGGTCATCGCCCGTGCGGACGCTGACACGCATTCGTTCCTCGTGACCCTCTCCGACGTGATTCGACAGTTGGCGGCCATCGAGGGGCGGAAGAGCGTCATCCTGGTGTCGGAGGGCTTCTTCGCCGACAACGTCGCGACTGACGTCGACCGCGTGGCCGCGGCCGCGTCAGAGGCGTACGCGGTCATCTACTCGCTCGACATCAACCGGCGCGGGATCGACTTCAACGCGGAGGCGTCCACCGGTGCCGACCCGTTCATGGAAGTCCAGAGTCGACTCGAGCCGCTCGGCACGCTCGCGGCGGAGACCTCGGGCGAACTCGTTCTCGACGCGTCGGGCCGCGGCGACCAGGTGTTGAACCGCATCGCCACCGCCTCGCAGGACTACTACATCGTCGGCTTCGAACCTCCAGCGGCTGCGTTGAGCGATCGCGAACGCTACCGACGAGTGAAGGTGAAGGTGACGCGACCCGGCGTGCGGGTCGAGACGCGGTCGGGTTACGTGTTGCGGGACCCGGTCGGTGCGGCGGATCGACGCCGGGCGATCGACACGGCGCTCGGTGCGCCGTTCCCGCAGCAGGGGCTGCCCCTGGAGATGACAACCTACGTCATGCGCGGTTCCAGCGTTGGTGCACAGCGCGTCATCATGAGCCTCCAGGCCGACCTTCCGATCGGAACCGATGGAACCGCGAAGCCAGCGGACGTCGTCTTTGTCGCGCGGGATGCGCGGGACGGCCGCGTGCGCGCGAGCGGCACCGACGTGATTGTCCTGCCGCGGGCAGTCACCCCCGGCCAGCGGACGGCGCGCGGACAGTTCCACGTGCAGTTCGATCTGCCCGCCGGGGAGTACCTGATGCGCGCCGCGGTCCGAGAACCTGGCGGGGCCACCGGAACGGTGGATCGACGGTTCGAGGTGCGCGCGCTGGACGGCGTGGACATTACCGCAAGCGATCTGATCATCGGCCGGCGCACCGATGCCCTGCCGGTTCGCGCCCGCAGCTATGTCGCGGAAGGGATTTCGGGCGGGATGGAGATTTACGCCAGGACGCTGACCGATCTCGAAGCCGTGGACGTGACGGTCGACCTCGTGCCTGTGGACGGCGAGGAGGCCGTGCGCTCGGTCAAGGCCGATCTCCTGGACGCTCATCGGATCGGCAACGGCGCCGGCCGCCAGGCTCAGGTCTCGATTCCTCTGGACGGCGTGAAGCCCGGCGACTACGTGGCGCGGGCGCGGGTGCGGGCCCGGGGAGAAACCGTGACCGAGGTGATGCGGCAGGTCGAGGTGGCAGGCGGCGCACCCCCGGCCGGTCCGCCGCCGCCGCCCCCCGAGCGCGTCACGCCGAAGATGATCCTCGGGGGCGATCTGGCCCGGAGGTTCGTCTCGACCGTGGCGAGGACCACCGCCGACCCGGCGCTGAAGGCAGCGGCCGCGCAGGCGGAACTCGGAGCATGGAGCAACGTCTCCGCGGTGCTCGGCCGGGTCCCATCCCCGGCCGTCAAGCCTGCGGAGTATCACGTGCTGCTCGGCCTCGCGCAGTTCGCGGACGAACGGTACGACGCTTCCGCCGAGTCGCTCCAGGCAGCGCTGACTCTCAATCCGAACTCGGCTCCGACGGCGTTTCTGCTTGGCTGGGTTCGTTCGAACGCGGGGAAGTCGTCGGACGCCGTCACAGCCTGGCGCAACGCCGTCCGACTCGACCCGGCGATGACGTCGGCATACCTGGCACTGGCGGACACGTACCTCCGCCTGTCGCACCCGGAGTTGGCCGTGCAGGTGTTGAGGGACGGCCTCAGGGCGCTCCCGACGTCCACCGAACTGCAGAGTAAGCTCGCCTCCGTGGAACACCGCTGA